In Candidatus Kapaibacterium sp., the following are encoded in one genomic region:
- a CDS encoding NADP-dependent malic enzyme, which yields MKINRQEALDYHSMGRKGKIEVITTKPTATQRDLSLAYSPGVAEPCREIFENPEDVFKYTAKGNLVAVISNGTAVLGLGDLGAMGGKPVMEGKGVLFKVFADIDVFDIEIESKNVEEIIRTVELISPTFGGINLEDIKGPECFVIEEALKKKLDIPVFHDDQHGTAIISGAALLNAVEIVGKKLEDIKVVYNGAGASGVACAKFHISLGVNPKNVLMCDSKGVIYKGRTSGMNEYKEEFAIETDARTLEEAFVGADVFVGLSQADCVTQEMLVSMNDNPIVFAMANPDPEISYELAIAARKDLIMATGRSDYPNQVNNVLGFPFIFRGALDVHARAINEEMKQAAAYALAELAKEDVPDSVKRVYNVDTMSFGPDYIIPKPFDPRVLTRVAPAVAKAAMDTGVARHDIEDFDKYRQELEVRMGRSFEIMHSIYQKAKRTPKRIVFPEGENPKIIQAAIMSLEMKIATPILLGDKTAIQEFCDEHGYDLSGIEIINPKDFAEFEKYTEEFYKIRQRKGVTRVAARGILLNQPNYFGAMMVKLGDADGMVSGLTTHYPQTIRPALQVVGKKDEYSVVSGLYVVSTKTNTYFLSDTTVNIEPTGQHISDITLQAANFVKHFNITPRVALLSYSNFGSAEGEIPKKMREALKITKQRDPELMIDGEMQADTAVVSSIIESTFQFSKLKRAANVLVFPNLAAGNIAYKLLHRIGGAHVLGPVLLGLNKPISVLQRGDDISQIIDMIAITVVDAQEKGD from the coding sequence ATGAAGATCAACCGTCAAGAAGCTCTTGACTACCACAGCATGGGTAGAAAGGGCAAAATTGAAGTTATCACAACTAAACCAACTGCAACTCAACGAGATTTGTCTTTGGCATATTCGCCGGGAGTAGCCGAACCCTGTCGCGAAATATTCGAGAATCCGGAAGATGTGTTCAAATATACAGCAAAGGGTAACTTAGTGGCTGTAATTTCCAACGGCACTGCCGTTTTGGGATTAGGCGATTTGGGAGCTATGGGCGGAAAGCCTGTAATGGAAGGCAAAGGAGTATTATTCAAAGTATTTGCTGATATTGATGTTTTTGATATTGAAATTGAATCTAAAAATGTTGAAGAAATTATCAGGACTGTCGAGCTAATTTCGCCAACTTTTGGTGGGATAAATCTTGAAGACATCAAAGGTCCCGAATGTTTTGTAATCGAAGAAGCACTCAAGAAAAAATTGGATATTCCGGTTTTTCATGACGACCAACACGGTACAGCTATCATAAGTGGTGCGGCATTATTGAATGCCGTCGAAATAGTCGGCAAAAAACTTGAAGACATTAAAGTAGTTTATAATGGAGCCGGTGCATCCGGTGTTGCATGTGCAAAATTCCACATCAGTTTGGGTGTAAATCCAAAGAATGTTTTGATGTGCGATTCAAAGGGTGTGATTTACAAAGGCAGAACTTCCGGCATGAACGAATATAAGGAAGAATTTGCAATTGAAACCGATGCTCGCACACTCGAAGAAGCATTTGTCGGCGCTGATGTTTTTGTCGGATTATCTCAAGCTGATTGCGTTACACAAGAAATGCTCGTTTCGATGAACGACAATCCGATTGTGTTTGCGATGGCAAATCCTGACCCGGAAATAAGCTACGAACTTGCAATTGCTGCCCGAAAAGATTTAATCATGGCAACAGGAAGGTCTGATTATCCAAATCAAGTCAATAACGTGCTCGGATTTCCCTTCATTTTCCGCGGTGCATTGGACGTACATGCCAGAGCAATCAACGAAGAAATGAAACAAGCTGCTGCTTATGCTTTAGCCGAACTTGCTAAGGAAGACGTCCCCGATAGCGTCAAAAGAGTTTATAACGTTGACACAATGTCATTCGGACCTGATTATATTATTCCCAAACCATTTGACCCGCGTGTATTGACAAGAGTTGCTCCCGCAGTCGCGAAAGCTGCTATGGATACAGGCGTAGCAAGACATGACATCGAAGATTTTGATAAATATCGCCAAGAACTTGAAGTCAGAATGGGACGCTCTTTCGAAATTATGCATAGTATCTACCAAAAGGCAAAACGTACACCTAAGCGAATTGTATTCCCCGAAGGCGAAAATCCGAAAATTATCCAAGCTGCTATCATGAGTTTGGAAATGAAAATTGCTACACCAATTTTACTCGGAGACAAAACAGCAATTCAAGAATTTTGTGATGAACATGGCTATGATTTAAGCGGCATAGAAATTATCAATCCTAAAGATTTTGCAGAGTTTGAAAAATATACCGAAGAATTTTACAAAATTCGCCAACGAAAAGGTGTTACTCGAGTCGCTGCAAGAGGAATTTTGCTGAATCAACCGAACTACTTCGGTGCAATGATGGTTAAACTCGGCGATGCTGACGGCATGGTTTCCGGATTGACTACGCATTATCCTCAGACAATTCGTCCGGCATTACAAGTCGTCGGCAAAAAAGATGAATATTCTGTCGTATCGGGTTTGTATGTTGTATCAACAAAAACTAATACTTATTTCCTTTCCGACACTACAGTAAACATCGAACCGACCGGACAACATATATCCGATATTACTTTACAAGCAGCAAATTTTGTAAAACATTTCAACATTACACCAAGAGTAGCATTGCTATCTTACAGTAATTTCGGTTCTGCAGAAGGCGAAATTCCCAAGAAAATGCGCGAAGCGTTGAAAATCACTAAACAACGTGACCCCGAATTGATGATTGATGGTGAAATGCAAGCAGACACTGCAGTCGTTTCGTCAATCATCGAGTCCACTTTTCAATTCTCTAAATTGAAGAGAGCAGCAAACGTGCTTGTATTCCCAAATCTTGCAGCCGGTAATATTGCTTACAAATTGCTTCATAGAATTGGCGGAGCTCACGTTTTAGGACCGGTACTTCTCGGACTAAATAAACCAATCAGCGTTTTACAACGAGGTGATGATATCAGTCAAATTATTGATATGATTGCAATAACTGTTGTTGATGCGCAAGAAAAGGGTGATTAA
- a CDS encoding tetratricopeptide repeat-containing sensor histidine kinase, protein MNRICLIFLVLLTATVARAEQQTLDSLNSVIEKSIAAGKFDAELFETIDYISNFYELSDPKSGIGFIEKLINNNVFAGRSHYYGMMYSWLGKYHRAMFSPENALKFLLLSEKFYNDADDSLSIYSNYSEIGHIYYDYRQFNKAIDYYIQAYQGFNTDINDTSKANIPKIIGLAQSLANMGLAYERMGKNTKAVEEFELALEIRRKLNDPLQINKAYRHLARNQGKLKHHGKAFLYYDSIFTNKNIEKSADPLQLTSNSMTKAEAYTERALLYVSLGEQNKAIEDIAEAEKLYSKTSNFTALVKSLEKFAQALSDKKYSSNAYQYLMKAYKISKDNSLIFNSMFIARKISDFYESSGNQAMAFKYLKEYRNMNDSLFRNYLMRSIENAELNIRMSEKVKTIEDLEKEARLIEAELSQRNLQLLLVILLATVFIVLTIFYVRQNSMRKNFAELLKEKNKDLTETNDKLVVSEKKLEQNNKELIKKNIQLENLNNTKDKLFSVLSHDLRNAVGSFKNLSDLLHDNFPDLTENEKRDFVLMIQDSSKKLFLLLENLLTWSRSQRGLIHFSPAAHEIHKLIENNLELVREQVTTKKITIINDVDDDILAYFDYNMIDTVVRNLLSNAIKFTDTGGVVRISSSAITGQDDKICITIEDNGLGMDKKTLNRLFRITQQKSKKGTQGEQGSGLGLIICREFVEKNDGRIWAESALYEFTKFHFTLKLHDHNKKMSHPIESGSIQQLH, encoded by the coding sequence TTGAATAGAATCTGCCTAATATTTTTAGTGCTATTAACTGCAACTGTTGCTCGTGCTGAGCAACAGACTCTTGACAGTTTGAATTCTGTAATAGAGAAGTCAATCGCCGCAGGGAAATTCGATGCTGAACTTTTTGAAACTATTGACTATATTTCCAACTTCTACGAATTATCAGACCCAAAGTCCGGCATCGGATTTATCGAAAAGCTAATCAACAACAATGTTTTTGCCGGCAGAAGCCACTACTACGGTATGATGTATTCGTGGTTGGGCAAATACCATCGGGCAATGTTTTCACCTGAAAATGCTTTGAAATTTTTGCTTTTGAGTGAGAAATTTTATAACGATGCCGACGATTCGCTTTCAATTTACAGCAACTACTCCGAAATTGGACATATTTACTATGATTACCGCCAATTTAACAAAGCAATTGATTATTATATACAGGCGTATCAGGGTTTTAATACAGATATAAATGATACTTCTAAAGCGAATATTCCTAAAATCATTGGTTTAGCCCAATCTTTGGCTAACATGGGTTTGGCTTATGAGAGAATGGGCAAAAATACTAAAGCAGTTGAAGAATTTGAACTTGCACTCGAAATAAGACGTAAACTCAATGACCCCTTGCAAATCAATAAAGCATACAGACATCTGGCACGTAACCAAGGAAAACTCAAACATCATGGCAAAGCATTTTTGTATTACGATTCGATTTTTACAAATAAAAACATAGAGAAATCAGCTGACCCTTTGCAATTGACTTCCAACTCTATGACAAAAGCCGAAGCATATACAGAAAGAGCTTTATTGTACGTTTCATTGGGCGAGCAAAACAAAGCCATTGAAGATATTGCAGAAGCTGAAAAACTATATTCCAAAACTTCGAATTTCACGGCATTAGTCAAATCTCTCGAAAAATTTGCCCAAGCATTGTCCGATAAAAAATACAGTTCAAATGCATATCAATATTTAATGAAAGCATATAAGATATCGAAAGATAATTCTCTGATATTCAACAGTATGTTTATTGCTCGTAAGATTAGTGATTTTTACGAATCATCCGGCAATCAGGCTATGGCTTTCAAGTATCTCAAAGAATATAGAAATATGAATGATTCGCTATTCAGAAACTATTTGATGAGGTCAATCGAAAATGCCGAATTGAATATAAGAATGAGCGAGAAAGTAAAGACTATTGAAGATTTGGAAAAAGAAGCCAGATTGATTGAAGCGGAATTATCTCAAAGAAATTTGCAGTTATTGTTGGTCATTCTTCTTGCAACTGTATTTATCGTACTTACTATTTTCTATGTTCGACAAAATAGTATGCGTAAAAATTTCGCTGAATTGCTCAAAGAAAAAAATAAAGACCTGACTGAAACTAACGATAAATTGGTCGTTTCAGAGAAAAAATTAGAACAAAACAACAAGGAATTAATCAAAAAGAATATTCAGTTAGAAAATTTAAACAACACTAAGGATAAATTGTTCTCCGTATTATCGCACGATTTGCGTAATGCTGTGGGTTCTTTCAAAAATTTGTCCGATTTGTTGCACGATAACTTCCCCGATTTAACTGAAAATGAGAAACGAGATTTCGTCTTGATGATTCAGGATTCTTCAAAAAAATTATTCTTGCTTTTGGAAAATTTGCTCACATGGTCAAGGAGTCAGCGCGGACTGATTCATTTCTCTCCTGCTGCCCATGAAATACATAAATTAATCGAAAACAACCTTGAATTAGTACGCGAACAAGTTACTACTAAGAAAATCACTATAATCAATGATGTAGATGATGATATTTTAGCGTATTTTGATTACAATATGATAGATACCGTAGTTAGAAATTTATTATCCAATGCAATTAAATTCACAGATACCGGTGGAGTAGTTCGCATTAGCAGTAGTGCAATAACAGGACAAGACGATAAAATTTGTATAACAATCGAAGATAATGGATTGGGTATGGACAAGAAAACATTGAATCGTTTGTTCCGCATTACTCAGCAAAAATCCAAGAAAGGTACTCAGGGTGAGCAAGGCTCAGGATTAGGTTTGATTATCTGCCGTGAATTTGTCGAGAAAAACGATGGTAGAATTTGGGCTGAAAGTGCGCTATACGAATTCACCAAATTCCATTTTACACTCAAATTACACGACCATAACAAAAAAATGAGCCACCCTATTGAGAGTGGCTCCATTCAGCAATTACATTAA
- a CDS encoding NADH-quinone oxidoreductase subunit C has protein sequence MAINKDTIVEIVKNIAPDVEIYEHRNQLSLIIQRENLIEVANELKNNPDTSYELLIDVTAIDWLKQRPHRFEVVYFLYSLKYADRLRLKVPVTEKDIHIPSVVEIWKSADWYERETYDMYGIIFDGHPDLRRFYMPEDYVDPETGEPIYPLRKDFPLMGVPETLPLPPYPEKYGDMQ, from the coding sequence ATGGCAATCAACAAAGATACAATAGTTGAAATAGTAAAAAATATTGCTCCAGACGTAGAGATTTACGAGCATCGGAACCAACTTTCTTTGATTATTCAGAGGGAAAATCTTATCGAAGTAGCGAATGAGCTAAAGAATAACCCTGATACTTCGTACGAATTGTTAATAGACGTAACAGCGATAGATTGGCTCAAACAACGCCCTCATCGTTTTGAAGTGGTATATTTTCTATACTCACTTAAATATGCAGATAGATTGAGATTGAAAGTGCCGGTGACAGAAAAGGACATACATATACCGTCAGTGGTAGAAATATGGAAGAGTGCCGATTGGTACGAACGCGAAACTTATGATATGTATGGGATTATATTCGATGGGCATCCCGACCTTAGACGCTTTTATATGCCTGAAGATTATGTTGACCCCGAAACCGGCGAACCAATCTACCCTTTACGCAAGGACTTCCCATTGATGGGCGTTCCCGAGACATTACCACTACCTCCTTATCCTGAAAAATATGGGGACATGCAATAA
- a CDS encoding mechanosensitive ion channel yields the protein MIRTSRQKIQNTLKITKIFQIFCILLIFLSHINYSNAQDITPVEEIRSSLESPYDAVYTHIRYLQDDMYEPEISATTFDISGSSEAEADEIALMLLHIYKSKNLDGKLENIPDDPDYIDSASGKHKYAPFPQFPEIYLVKKGDKWVYSRETVRKIPELYDSTHLIDMTSFIGGLSDTWSRKFMGLKVWQWVGVAIFILVGIMVYYLLKFFFSILLFRMFSKFQRKNLFQKYVKPISGPFSIFAVIFLVDIFLIMLQLPPKLAYYISVTIKVLQPIVITLMILRISNFIGDLLERMASKTETKLDDQLVPFARTAMKFVVLILGVFYVLTNLGIDITPLLAGVSIGGLAVALAAKDTVRNLFGSVTIFVDSPFEIGDWIIFDGVEGTVEEVGVRSTRVRTFYNSVISIPNGNLADIKIDNMGKRQYRRYVSRISITYDTPPDLIEAFVKGLRKIVDVHPHTRKDFYQIHLNDLGDSAIVVLFYIFFDAPDWTKELEARHEVISEVIRLAHDLGVRFAFPTQTIHIEDFPEKQSLTPSYTESSNDFMSKVEKRKYFSK from the coding sequence ATGATTAGAACTTCAAGACAAAAAATACAAAACACGCTTAAGATTACTAAGATTTTCCAAATTTTCTGCATTCTTCTTATATTTCTTTCCCATATCAATTATAGCAATGCCCAAGATATTACTCCTGTAGAGGAGATACGAAGCTCTTTGGAATCGCCGTATGATGCTGTTTATACTCATATTCGTTACCTGCAAGATGATATGTACGAACCTGAAATATCTGCTACCACTTTTGATATTAGCGGTTCTTCAGAAGCTGAAGCAGATGAAATTGCCTTGATGTTGCTCCATATTTATAAATCTAAAAATTTAGATGGCAAACTCGAAAATATTCCCGACGACCCCGATTATATTGATTCAGCTTCCGGCAAGCATAAGTATGCACCATTCCCCCAATTTCCGGAGATTTACTTAGTCAAAAAAGGCGATAAGTGGGTTTATTCGCGCGAAACTGTCCGAAAAATTCCCGAACTTTATGATTCGACTCATTTAATTGACATGACTTCATTTATCGGCGGCTTGTCTGATACTTGGAGCCGAAAATTCATGGGACTTAAAGTATGGCAATGGGTCGGCGTTGCAATTTTCATCCTTGTCGGAATCATGGTATATTACCTTTTGAAATTCTTCTTTTCGATTTTGCTATTTAGAATGTTCAGTAAATTTCAGCGAAAAAACCTCTTCCAAAAGTATGTCAAACCAATTTCCGGACCGTTCAGCATTTTCGCAGTGATATTTTTGGTTGATATTTTCTTGATTATGCTGCAATTACCGCCCAAATTAGCTTATTACATTTCAGTAACAATCAAGGTTCTTCAACCGATAGTCATCACACTGATGATTTTGAGGATTTCCAATTTCATAGGTGATTTGCTCGAACGAATGGCGAGTAAGACGGAAACGAAATTAGACGACCAACTTGTGCCTTTTGCTCGCACAGCAATGAAATTTGTTGTGCTAATCTTAGGTGTTTTCTACGTTTTGACAAATTTGGGAATTGACATCACCCCATTGCTTGCAGGTGTCTCAATTGGTGGTTTAGCTGTGGCATTAGCCGCCAAAGATACAGTCCGCAATTTGTTCGGTTCGGTTACAATTTTTGTGGATAGCCCCTTCGAGATAGGGGATTGGATAATATTCGACGGAGTCGAAGGAACGGTGGAAGAAGTGGGAGTCCGCTCTACACGTGTTCGCACATTCTATAATTCAGTGATTTCCATTCCAAACGGAAATCTTGCCGATATAAAAATTGATAACATGGGGAAGAGGCAATATCGCAGATATGTTTCACGCATTTCGATAACTTACGACACACCACCTGATTTGATAGAAGCATTCGTCAAAGGGCTCCGTAAAATTGTAGATGTGCATCCGCATACACGCAAAGATTTTTACCAAATTCATCTTAATGATTTAGGAGATTCGGCTATTGTTGTGCTATTCTATATTTTCTTCGATGCACCGGATTGGACAAAGGAATTGGAAGCTCGCCACGAGGTCATCTCCGAAGTCATTCGTTTAGCACACGATTTGGGAGTAAGGTTTGCATTCCCAACACAAACCATTCATATTGAAGATTTCCCCGAGAAACAATCTCTTACTCCATCTTACACCGAAAGCTCAAATGATTTCATGAGCAAGGTCGAAAAACGCAAGTATTTTTCGAAGTGA
- a CDS encoding PKD domain-containing protein: protein MKMFYIAVIIAFLPKFLISNEIVQYQYWLNSDFSQRVIIDIDAIDTSEVELQLNIDSLLPGFHFIHMMFMDSNGIWSPPIVSYFLIPYNFQDSTENTITACEYWFNNDFENRVNVEVQADDTLTLNQMIDVSHLLPGFHFFRQRFKSSGGIWSPPESFYFLIPYQFDTVSNYSLVEYDYWFDDDFDNRNTISISESDSIDLLKLIDVSHLCEGLHTLGFRFRTDTDFQIAPLRQYFFNPVNFLQPDSSNYLLGLKYWFDGDTDKYYIYYHDSLAYELNIEQDIDVDNIIGNRTIFIHAIDSAGYQSLPITFDFTNSFSYVVDKNVVTFDVPEIAAYQYSWNFGDGNTSTLPNPTHVYKKGGTFDVRLILTRGTPSIKDTLIEQVTITLVTNEILLSQGWNMISTYVIPDEFDIDSIFSEIGDNTVIMKNNAGQIYYPAFGINDIGDWDMKQGYQVYMNQSDTLSILGVQIIPENETINLSSGWNMIAYLRDSPMDIELALASLTDDDNLLIAKDNFGNVYYPAFEINMIGNMLPGQGYQIFILNSDTLVYPEN from the coding sequence ATGAAAATGTTCTACATTGCGGTTATCATTGCTTTTTTGCCAAAATTTTTAATAAGCAATGAAATAGTCCAATACCAATATTGGCTCAATAGTGATTTCAGCCAAAGAGTTATTATTGATATTGATGCGATTGATACATCAGAAGTTGAATTGCAACTGAATATAGATTCATTACTTCCCGGTTTTCATTTTATTCATATGATGTTTATGGACAGTAACGGCATTTGGAGCCCACCGATTGTATCGTATTTTTTGATACCGTACAATTTCCAGGACAGTACTGAGAATACTATAACTGCCTGTGAATATTGGTTCAATAATGATTTCGAAAATAGAGTAAACGTGGAAGTTCAAGCTGATGATACTCTAACTTTGAACCAAATGATTGATGTTAGCCATTTACTGCCCGGATTCCATTTTTTTCGTCAACGTTTCAAATCTTCGGGCGGCATTTGGAGCCCACCTGAGTCATTTTACTTTTTGATACCATATCAATTTGATACAGTCTCAAATTATAGTTTAGTTGAATATGATTATTGGTTTGATGATGATTTTGACAATAGAAATACTATTTCTATAAGTGAGTCGGATTCGATTGATTTGTTAAAATTGATTGATGTAAGTCATTTATGTGAAGGGCTACACACTTTGGGATTCAGATTTCGGACAGATACTGATTTTCAAATTGCACCGCTAAGGCAATATTTTTTCAATCCTGTTAACTTTCTACAGCCTGACAGTTCCAACTATTTACTCGGATTGAAGTATTGGTTCGATGGAGATACTGATAAATACTATATTTATTATCATGATAGTCTTGCTTATGAATTAAATATCGAGCAAGATATTGATGTGGATAATATTATCGGAAATCGGACAATTTTCATACATGCTATTGACAGTGCAGGATACCAGAGTTTACCGATTACATTTGACTTCACAAATAGCTTTTCTTATGTAGTTGATAAAAATGTCGTGACTTTTGATGTTCCTGAAATTGCTGCTTATCAATATTCGTGGAATTTTGGTGATGGCAATACTTCAACTTTGCCTAATCCTACTCATGTTTACAAAAAGGGCGGAACTTTTGACGTAAGGCTAATATTGACGCGTGGAACTCCAAGTATCAAAGACACATTGATTGAGCAAGTAACGATTACGCTTGTCACAAACGAAATCCTACTTTCGCAAGGCTGGAACATGATTTCGACCTATGTAATTCCCGATGAATTCGATATCGACTCCATTTTTTCGGAAATTGGGGATAATACAGTAATAATGAAGAACAATGCAGGACAGATTTATTACCCTGCTTTTGGTATCAACGACATCGGCGATTGGGATATGAAACAAGGCTATCAAGTCTATATGAATCAATCAGATACGCTATCAATACTCGGAGTGCAAATCATCCCCGAAAATGAAACAATTAATTTGAGTAGCGGCTGGAATATGATAGCATATCTGCGAGATAGTCCCATGGATATTGAGCTTGCATTGGCATCGCTGACTGACGACGACAATCTTCTAATCGCGAAAGACAATTTCGGCAACGTTTACTACCCTGCTTTTGAAATCAATATGATAGGCAATATGCTCCCCGGCCAGGGTTATCAGATTTTCATACTTAATAGCGACACATTGGTATATCCGGAGAATTAG
- a CDS encoding PKD domain-containing protein, producing MKQFVLLFLLAILPTTLAANQIVKYHYWFNNNYANKVVIEVTPSDTLELDFELPISDLPPGFHFLHVMFEDESGKYSAPEATYFLIPYTIPDYENSKIVGYEYWFNDNFANRQYIQTSEEDTLELDLEFDVSHLTRGLNFINIRYRSSDSLWSVPETNYFVIPIQLDFTVDYKIVAYEYWLNADFANRQFVEVAETDTLELDFELEVGHLSQGMHLLSKRFKTSDSTWSVAETTYFIVPFEFAGNTDYDLIGYEYWFNSDFANRQYIEVAATDTLEFAELIDIDNLPNGIHLFNYRVRADDGNWSIPITDYFNNTFKYNLVDSSNYVRGIKYWFDGESEKYYIYYHDSLVYELNIEQDIDVDNIIGNRTIFIHAIDSAGYQSLPITFDFTNSFTHTIDANIVTFEIAEIGSYQYSWNFGDGNTSTLPNPTHVYKKGGTFDVRLILTRGTPSIKDTLIEQVTITLVTNEILLSQGWNMISTYVIPDEFDIDSIFSEIGDNTVIMKNNAGQIYYPAFGINDIGDWDMKQGYQVYMNQSDTLSILGVQVIPENETINLSGGWNMIAYLRDSPMDIELALASLTDDDNLIIAKDNFGNVYYPAFEINMIGNMLPGQGYQIFIINSDTLVYPEN from the coding sequence ATGAAACAGTTTGTTTTACTGTTTTTATTGGCAATTTTGCCTACTACACTTGCGGCTAACCAGATAGTCAAGTATCATTATTGGTTCAATAACAATTATGCGAATAAAGTAGTTATCGAAGTTACACCTTCTGATACTTTAGAACTTGATTTCGAGCTGCCAATTTCGGATTTACCACCGGGATTTCATTTCCTTCATGTCATGTTTGAAGATGAATCGGGTAAATACAGTGCTCCGGAAGCTACGTATTTTCTCATACCATATACTATACCGGATTATGAAAATTCGAAAATAGTTGGCTACGAATATTGGTTCAATGATAATTTTGCTAATAGGCAATATATTCAGACATCCGAAGAAGACACTCTGGAACTGGATTTGGAATTTGATGTAAGCCATTTAACTCGTGGTTTGAATTTCATAAATATTCGTTATCGTAGCTCAGACAGTTTGTGGAGTGTGCCTGAAACGAATTATTTCGTCATACCGATTCAATTAGATTTTACAGTTGATTACAAAATTGTAGCTTATGAATATTGGCTAAATGCGGATTTTGCAAACCGTCAATTTGTTGAAGTCGCTGAGACAGATACATTAGAATTGGATTTCGAATTGGAAGTCGGACATTTGTCGCAAGGAATGCACCTTCTGTCGAAAAGATTTAAGACATCGGACAGCACGTGGAGCGTCGCCGAAACTACTTATTTCATAGTTCCATTTGAATTTGCCGGAAATACCGATTATGATTTGATTGGCTATGAATACTGGTTCAATTCAGATTTCGCAAACCGTCAATATATCGAAGTTGCTGCAACTGATACTTTGGAATTTGCGGAATTAATTGATATTGATAATTTGCCTAATGGTATTCATTTGTTCAATTATCGAGTCCGAGCAGACGATGGTAATTGGAGTATTCCGATAACGGATTATTTCAATAACACATTTAAATATAATTTGGTTGATTCATCCAATTATGTTCGTGGAATTAAATATTGGTTCGACGGAGAAAGTGAAAAATACTATATTTATTATCATGATAGTCTCGTTTACGAATTAAATATCGAACAAGATATTGATGTGGATAATATTATCGGAAATCGGACGATTTTCATACATGCTATTGACAGTGCAGGATACCAGAGTTTACCGATTACATTTGATTTTACAAATAGCTTTACTCATACAATTGATGCAAATATTGTAACATTTGAAATTGCCGAGATTGGAAGCTATCAATATTCGTGGAATTTTGGTGATGGCAATACTTCAACTTTGCCTAATCCTACTCATGTTTACAAAAAAGGCGGAACTTTCGACGTTCGGCTGATTCTGACACGCGGTACGCCAAGTATCAAAGACACATTGATTGAGCAAGTAACGATTACGCTTGTCACAAACGAAATCCTACTTTCGCAAGGCTGGAACATGATTTCGACCTATGTAATTCCCGATGAATTCGATATCGACTCCATTTTTTCGGAAATTGGGGATAATACAGTAATAATGAAGAACAATGCAGGACAGATTTATTACCCGGCTTTTGGTATCAACGACATCGGCGATTGGGATATGAAACAAGGCTATCAAGTCTATATGAATCAATCAGATACGCTTTCGATACTCGGAGTTCAAGTCATCCCTGAAAATGAAACAATTAATTTGAGTGGCGGCTGGAACATGATAGCATATCTGCGAGATAGCCCGATGGATATTGAGCTTGCATTGGCATCGCTGACTGACGACGACAATCTTATAATCGCAAAAGACAATTTTGGCAATGTTTACTACCCGGCATTTGAAATCAATATGATAGGCAATATGCTCCCCGGACAGGGCTATCAGATTTTCATAATTAACAGCGACACATTGGTATATCCGGAGAATTGA